In one Fodinicola acaciae genomic region, the following are encoded:
- the mctP gene encoding monocarboxylate uptake permease MctP, whose translation MPQLSEHYVELAIVIVLFLLVSGMGFVAARWRRAGGLDHLDEWGLGGRSFGSWITWFLLGGDLYTAYTFVAVPALLYASGALGFYAVPYTIIAFPLVMLPLCRMWSVSHVHGFVTPADFVRSRFGSPTLALLVAITGIVATMPYIALQLVGIEAVLTAMGITGHLPLIVAFLILALYTYSSGLRAPALIAFVKDTLIYLVIVVAVIVIPIKLGGWDMIFGGAEKALAAINPVTHAPKGSLLLNANNQLQFVTLAFGSALALFLYPHSLTGVLAANSRATIKRNMAALPAYSLLLALIALLGYMALAAGVKPVVNAGKPDGNTVVPLLFDKVFPDWFTGIAFAAVAIGALVPAAIMSIGAANLFTRNIYKEYLRRDASPKEEAQVSKLASLIVKIGAVAFILFLNTQFSIDLQLIGGVIILQTLPSVAIGVYTRWFHRWGLISGWVAGMLVGLVMLYQIPNPASGKAHFGGSAYSLSNLGLDSKVQIYVGFVAVIVNIVVAVIATLVFRAMKAPDGEDGTKPRDYTVEAGDPGVRDVPELVEGAAAK comes from the coding sequence GTGGGGACTGGGCGGCCGCAGCTTCGGGTCATGGATCACCTGGTTCCTGCTCGGCGGCGACCTCTACACGGCGTACACCTTCGTGGCCGTCCCGGCCCTGCTGTACGCGAGCGGAGCGCTCGGCTTCTACGCGGTGCCGTACACGATCATCGCGTTTCCGCTGGTGATGTTGCCGCTGTGCCGGATGTGGTCGGTCAGCCACGTACACGGTTTCGTGACACCGGCGGACTTCGTGCGTTCACGGTTCGGCTCGCCGACGCTCGCCCTGCTTGTCGCGATCACCGGCATCGTCGCGACCATGCCGTACATCGCACTGCAGCTCGTCGGCATCGAGGCGGTCCTGACCGCGATGGGGATCACCGGTCACCTTCCGCTGATCGTGGCGTTCTTGATTCTCGCGCTCTACACGTACAGCTCAGGCCTGCGCGCACCGGCGCTGATCGCCTTTGTCAAGGACACGCTGATCTACCTGGTGATCGTGGTCGCGGTCATCGTCATCCCGATCAAGCTCGGTGGCTGGGACATGATCTTCGGCGGTGCCGAGAAGGCTCTCGCGGCGATCAACCCGGTCACGCACGCGCCGAAGGGCAGCCTGCTGCTCAATGCCAACAACCAGCTCCAGTTCGTGACGTTGGCGTTCGGGTCGGCTCTGGCTCTGTTCCTCTATCCGCACTCGCTGACCGGCGTACTGGCCGCCAACAGCCGCGCGACGATCAAGCGCAACATGGCCGCACTGCCGGCGTACAGCCTCCTGCTTGCGCTGATCGCGCTCCTCGGCTACATGGCGCTTGCCGCCGGCGTCAAGCCGGTCGTCAACGCCGGCAAGCCGGACGGCAACACGGTCGTGCCGCTGCTGTTCGACAAGGTGTTCCCCGACTGGTTCACCGGCATCGCTTTCGCCGCCGTGGCGATCGGCGCACTGGTGCCAGCGGCCATCATGTCGATCGGCGCCGCCAACCTGTTCACCCGCAACATCTACAAGGAGTATCTGCGCCGCGATGCTTCGCCGAAGGAGGAGGCGCAGGTCAGCAAGCTCGCCTCGCTGATCGTGAAGATCGGCGCGGTCGCGTTCATCCTCTTCCTGAACACCCAGTTCTCCATCGACCTGCAGCTGATCGGCGGCGTGATCATCCTGCAGACGCTGCCGTCGGTGGCCATCGGCGTCTACACGCGGTGGTTCCACCGCTGGGGCCTGATCAGCGGTTGGGTGGCCGGCATGCTGGTCGGCCTGGTCATGCTGTACCAGATCCCCAACCCGGCCAGCGGCAAGGCGCACTTCGGCGGCTCCGCGTACAGCCTGTCCAACCTCGGCCTGGACAGCAAGGTGCAGATCTACGTCGGGTTCGTGGCGGTGATCGTGAACATCGTCGTCGCCGTCATCGCGACCCTCGTGTTCCGCGCGATGAAGGCCCCTGACGGCGAGGATGGCACCAAGCCCCGTGACTACACGGTGGAGGCCGGCGATCCAGGCGTACGCGACGTGCCGGAACTGGTCGAGGGAGCCGCCGCCAAGTAG
- a CDS encoding GH92 family glycosyl hydrolase, giving the protein MLFLSHIGRSTRRKLCLAASFSLSLAASLMLTAAPAAATPARAGATAVNDPAQYVNTFVGTKPGATDFGNGGGAGNTFPGADAPFGMLQWSPDTVTYQHGGYFYDDNRIRGFSLTHISGAGCGDYGNIPFMPIIGRNLVSSYTFSHANESAAPGSYSVTFDNGLRTELAVSKRAGIARFSYPGTDTASLLIDVAKAFNNAMGAFTVGTNTITGYEDGGGFCGAGNRYRVYFTATFDHTIMGYDTPTATQPILHFDTSTGRTVTARVGISFVSIANAQQNLSSEQGNRTFEQVRDGTRADWNAQLTRISVSGGTAAQATILYTALYHSLLFPQTFSDVNGQYVGFDKTVHTAAAGHTQYATFSGWDVYRSQTQLVAFLDPATASDIGQSITDQAAQAGYLDRWTLANGGTGVMNGDPLPTIAASMYAFGGTGFNATDLLNRAVAGTSNGNQRPGYAPYNTKGYVPTGTGGVWGSAATSLEYYSSDFAISQLAQRLGNTSVAKTYLQRAQGWRNLMHDGYIQPRDNDGGWPSFNPSSGSEYTEGNGAQYTWMVPFNYQGLFAGMGGNGSVVPRLDGFFAELNAGPDKANAYLGNEPSAETPWAYAYAGAPYRTQDVVRRAVTTLYKPTQDGEVGNDDLGQLSSWAVWASIGMYPEAPGRSELVLASPLFSQITINRGNGATITINAPNASDSIKYVQALTVNGQASTKPWLSESFVAAGGSLNFTLGSSPNTAWGSAAADAPPSFDYVVSNGATGAIVGLGSKCVDVSNSGTANGTAVQLWTCNNSDAQKWTLRSDQSIGALGKCLDIANSGTGNGTLIQLWDCNRTNAQIWQQQADGSLRNPNSGRCLDVPNSNTTDGTRLQIYDCNGTGAQRWTLPSGA; this is encoded by the coding sequence ATGCTGTTCCTGTCCCACATCGGCAGATCCACCAGACGGAAGTTGTGTCTCGCTGCCAGCTTCTCGCTGAGTCTCGCGGCCAGCCTGATGCTGACCGCGGCACCAGCTGCCGCCACACCGGCTCGTGCCGGCGCGACCGCAGTCAACGACCCAGCGCAGTATGTCAACACGTTCGTCGGCACGAAGCCAGGCGCCACGGACTTCGGTAACGGTGGCGGTGCCGGCAACACCTTCCCAGGCGCGGACGCGCCGTTCGGAATGCTCCAGTGGAGTCCGGACACCGTCACCTACCAGCACGGCGGCTACTTCTACGACGACAACCGCATCCGTGGCTTCAGCCTCACGCACATCTCCGGCGCGGGTTGCGGCGACTACGGCAACATCCCGTTCATGCCGATCATCGGCCGAAACCTCGTGTCGTCGTACACGTTCTCGCACGCGAACGAGTCCGCGGCTCCCGGCAGCTACAGCGTGACCTTCGACAACGGTCTGCGCACTGAGTTGGCCGTGAGCAAACGCGCCGGCATCGCTCGGTTCAGCTACCCCGGCACCGACACTGCCTCGTTACTGATCGATGTGGCGAAAGCGTTCAACAACGCCATGGGTGCGTTTACGGTCGGGACCAACACGATTACCGGTTATGAGGACGGCGGAGGATTCTGCGGAGCCGGCAACCGCTATCGGGTCTACTTCACGGCGACGTTCGACCACACCATCATGGGCTACGACACACCTACGGCGACGCAACCGATCCTGCATTTCGACACCTCGACCGGCCGTACTGTCACGGCCCGAGTCGGCATCTCGTTCGTCAGCATCGCGAATGCGCAGCAGAACCTCTCCAGCGAGCAAGGCAACCGGACCTTCGAACAGGTCCGGGACGGCACTCGAGCCGACTGGAACGCGCAGCTCACTCGCATCTCGGTCAGCGGCGGTACGGCCGCGCAGGCGACGATCCTGTATACCGCGCTGTACCACTCGCTGTTGTTTCCACAGACGTTCTCCGACGTGAACGGACAGTACGTCGGATTCGACAAGACCGTGCACACGGCAGCAGCCGGACACACCCAGTACGCCACCTTCTCCGGCTGGGACGTCTACCGATCGCAGACACAACTCGTCGCCTTCCTCGACCCAGCGACCGCGTCGGACATCGGACAGTCGATCACGGACCAGGCCGCGCAGGCCGGCTACCTCGACCGCTGGACGCTCGCCAACGGCGGCACCGGCGTGATGAACGGCGACCCGCTGCCAACTATCGCGGCCAGCATGTACGCGTTCGGCGGCACCGGCTTCAACGCCACAGACCTGCTCAACCGCGCTGTCGCCGGCACTTCCAACGGAAACCAACGTCCTGGATACGCGCCGTACAACACCAAGGGATACGTCCCCACCGGCACCGGCGGAGTGTGGGGATCGGCAGCGACCAGCCTGGAGTACTACAGCAGCGACTTTGCGATCTCCCAACTCGCGCAGCGGCTCGGTAACACCTCGGTGGCCAAAACCTACCTGCAGCGCGCGCAGGGATGGCGCAACCTGATGCACGACGGCTATATCCAACCTCGCGACAACGACGGCGGCTGGCCATCGTTCAACCCGAGTTCCGGCAGCGAGTACACCGAAGGCAACGGCGCCCAGTACACGTGGATGGTGCCGTTCAACTACCAGGGCCTGTTCGCCGGGATGGGAGGCAATGGCTCGGTCGTCCCGCGTCTGGACGGCTTCTTCGCCGAGCTCAACGCGGGTCCTGACAAGGCCAACGCCTACCTCGGCAACGAACCGTCGGCGGAGACTCCGTGGGCCTACGCGTACGCCGGAGCCCCGTACCGGACGCAGGACGTCGTCCGCCGCGCCGTTACGACCTTGTACAAGCCGACTCAGGATGGCGAGGTCGGCAACGACGACCTCGGCCAGCTGTCCTCCTGGGCCGTCTGGGCCTCGATCGGCATGTATCCCGAGGCTCCGGGACGGTCCGAGCTCGTTTTGGCCAGTCCACTGTTCAGCCAGATCACGATCAACAGAGGCAATGGTGCGACGATCACCATCAACGCGCCGAACGCCTCGGACAGCATCAAGTACGTCCAGGCGCTGACCGTGAACGGACAGGCATCGACCAAACCGTGGCTGAGTGAGTCATTCGTCGCCGCCGGTGGCAGTCTGAACTTCACTCTCGGCTCCAGCCCGAACACCGCATGGGGATCCGCGGCGGCCGATGCTCCACCGTCCTTCGACTACGTCGTCTCAAACGGCGCGACCGGCGCCATCGTCGGGCTCGGCAGTAAATGCGTCGACGTGTCGAACAGCGGTACGGCCAACGGCACGGCCGTCCAGCTGTGGACGTGCAACAACTCCGACGCGCAGAAGTGGACGCTCCGGTCCGACCAGAGCATCGGTGCGCTCGGCAAGTGTCTGGACATCGCCAACAGCGGGACGGGCAACGGCACGCTGATCCAGCTGTGGGACTGCAACCGGACGAACGCACAGATCTGGCAGCAACAGGCGGACGGATCGCTGCGCAACCCGAACTCGGGACGCTGTCTGGACGTCCCCAACTCCAACACCACCGACGGGACGCGCCTGCAGATCTATGATTGCAACGGCACCGGCGCACAGCGGTGGACGCTGCCAAGCGGCGCCTGA
- a CDS encoding S1 RNA-binding domain-containing protein translates to MSRHTVSLESWTDFVSRHAAGGVLAGRVSAVVPFGVFVEVADGIEGLLPRGNWLSERTERAIGSTVSVRIDVLDPENRRVSLVEMPES, encoded by the coding sequence ATGTCCCGCCACACTGTGTCGCTCGAGTCGTGGACCGACTTCGTCTCCAGACACGCCGCTGGAGGTGTACTCGCCGGTCGGGTCAGCGCCGTCGTTCCGTTCGGCGTATTCGTCGAGGTGGCCGACGGGATCGAGGGCTTGCTACCAAGAGGCAATTGGCTGTCGGAGCGGACTGAGCGTGCGATCGGGTCGACTGTATCGGTCCGGATTGACGTTCTGGACCCAGAGAACCGTAGGGTGAGTCTCGTCGAAATGCCGGAGTCGTAA